TCAATTCAACTTCTGCCACAAACAGCACTCTGGAGTTGGAAAGAATATTTCAGGAAGTAGTCCCACTGTATGAGATTGATGGTAGAGGACTGTTTTACACTAATCCCCAAGGGAAAGAATATCAAGATATTCTAACCACGGCTGCAGTGATTTGGAATCAGATCATCTTAAACAGGACTCATTTTAATACAGAGAAAGCTTGGGAGGTTATCAAAATGATTGCACTTCATGCAATCTCGCTTGAAGACATAGAAAATTATCCCAGCATAAATGAAGAAGTGTCATCATTATTTTCTGACTTCTTGTTGACCCCtataacttctgaaaattttgcagagcagctctcGTCCCTCGAGCAGCTTCTTGCTGCCGTGGCAAAGGTGAATACCAGTGATCATTATCTGCTGATCTCTTCTTTGTCTAAGCTAATGCAGAAACTCCAGAGTTCCCCTCATGGAAGGCTGGGAAATGAACTTCACACTTTCTTGCAGATTGCTGAAATTGTCCAGTCCATGAACTGGGACAGCATAGACAGTCTTACTTTCCGCTCACTTCTAGACATACTGCAAAATCTGGTCAGTGCCATGAAAAGTGACTCCAGTCTTCCTCTCAGTAAGGAACTTAAGCAGCTAATACGCATTATGTCCTCTGTATTTGAGCTGTACGATGAAGTCAACCCTGGGGGAGCCAACATCTCCATATACTTGCAAGCCTTACAAAGGAGTATCcgtattttaaaagatttgcaGAAAAGTTATGATATCAGTGAGCTGGAAACTGTTATCcgatattttgatttttatagtAACTATGTCCAGAGACTGTATGAAATATGGAGAGCAGGCATGAAAGTCCTTCATGACCCCAGCTTAAATAgaacagtggaagaaaaaataggcATTGTTGTTCATGTCTCGCAGATGCTGTTGGATGGGGAGTTTAGCGAGTCTTCCTTACAGCACACTGCTTCTCTGAAGGCCAAAGTGGCAGATCTCATGTACTTAGTCTTGAGCCCTTTCCTTGAGAATAGCGATGGCAGTTCCAGGACAATCCTGAACTGCTCCGCTCAGGATGTGCTCCACATAGCAGCTCAGGTGCTTTTTGAAAATACCACCCTAAGCAAGTCCTTAGCCAGGAGCCCCTGCAAAGCGCTCTTTGATTTCCTGGACATGGAGAGAGGAACTCTGCACAACGAAAGCTTTACCAAACTGTTCCAGCTTGCCATATCGAACCTGAAACTGTCTCCAGAGTTTGCTAGTGTCTACAAGAACAGCAGCGAACGCTTCTCCAGGGAGCTGTCGTGCACCATCCAGTCTCTGCAGTTTACTCTGCACCTCCTTTCCAAATTTAAGCTCGTCTCTGAGCTGGAAAACTCTTGGGTACAGGAGAAGATGACAGCTCTGAG
This genomic window from Oxyura jamaicensis isolate SHBP4307 breed ruddy duck chromosome 7 unlocalized genomic scaffold, BPBGC_Ojam_1.0 oxy7_random_OJ75538, whole genome shotgun sequence contains:
- the LOC118157610 gene encoding uncharacterized protein LOC118157610, with protein sequence PVKDVGDMLPSQLLKMLLPFMLNETLLHSLNLSDSSADWHRLPVFSHLLPTVSTWNSSIYGLLKAGGNASDSSEWRHVSRLWHATGKVLTTKWNLTEVDEYVKLLEIMKKALILVDLGVAHGKTLVHKIFHNSTGGMKSSDLNDLFSLLKLLFNSTSATNSTLELERIFQEVVPLYEIDGRGLFYTNPQGKEYQDILTTAAVIWNQIILNRTHFNTEKAWEVIKMIALHAISLEDIENYPSINEEVSSLFSDFLLTPITSENFAEQLSSLEQLLAAVAKVNTSDHYLLISSLSKLMQKLQSSPHGRLGNELHTFLQIAEIVQSMNWDSIDSLTFRSLLDILQNLVSAMKSDSSLPLSKELKQLIRIMSSVFELYDEVNPGGANISIYLQALQRSIRILKDLQKSYDISELETVIRYFDFYSNYVQRLYEIWRAGMKVLHDPSLNRTVEEKIGIVVHVSQMLLDGEFSESSLQHTASLKAKVADLMYLVLSPFLENSDGSSRTILNCSAQDVLHIAAQVLFENTTLSKSLARSPCKALFDFLDMERGTLHNESFTKLFQLAISNLKLSPEFASVYKNSSERFSRELSCTIQSLQFTLHLLSKFKLVSELENSWVQEKMTALSAVVEGLLQSNASCPIPVKD